From Halosolutus amylolyticus, a single genomic window includes:
- a CDS encoding DUF1616 domain-containing protein, protein MSDSNWWFADQAIVIAVTGALSLGIFSGLGGGVRIALAIPLVLFLPGYALVSALFPDRPTDDYQSFDEEKTGLGNPLLVDGGLEAIERIVLSITFSLALVSAIALFTSATPGGLTASPVLSALSVLTVVLALLAIGARYRCAPDRRFVPSVSTATLLFTRSRPSLYSGRNHRPYNAAIVISLVLLVASAGFAVANPPQHDGFTEFSIDTEELSGETETMYESTYTAGETEELAATITNREHEDRTYTTVLLLQRVSYEDGDVTVQESTELDRATATVPDGETHRQSLEVTPTTSDGEFRLALLLYDGEPSGEPSADEAYRVVHLPIEVE, encoded by the coding sequence ATGAGCGACTCCAACTGGTGGTTTGCCGATCAGGCGATCGTCATCGCGGTCACCGGCGCGCTCTCCCTGGGCATATTTTCGGGACTCGGCGGCGGTGTACGAATCGCGCTCGCGATTCCGCTCGTCCTCTTTCTACCCGGGTATGCGCTCGTCTCCGCGTTGTTTCCGGACAGACCGACCGACGACTACCAGTCGTTCGACGAGGAGAAGACCGGCCTCGGCAACCCCCTGCTGGTCGACGGGGGACTCGAGGCGATCGAACGGATCGTCCTGTCAATAACCTTTAGCCTCGCGCTCGTATCGGCGATTGCCCTTTTCACGAGTGCAACCCCTGGGGGTTTGACCGCCAGTCCAGTACTTTCCGCCCTTTCAGTTCTCACCGTCGTCCTCGCACTACTCGCGATCGGTGCTCGCTATCGGTGTGCACCGGATCGGCGATTCGTCCCGTCGGTCTCCACCGCGACGCTGCTTTTCACTCGATCGCGGCCCTCACTCTACAGCGGCCGGAATCATCGACCGTACAACGCCGCCATCGTGATCAGTCTGGTCCTGCTGGTCGCGAGTGCCGGGTTCGCGGTCGCGAACCCGCCACAGCACGACGGGTTCACGGAGTTTTCGATCGACACCGAGGAGCTGTCCGGCGAGACAGAGACGATGTACGAGTCGACCTACACGGCCGGTGAGACCGAGGAACTGGCGGCGACGATCACGAACCGCGAACACGAGGATCGGACCTACACGACCGTCCTGTTGCTTCAGCGGGTGAGCTACGAGGACGGCGACGTCACCGTCCAGGAGTCGACCGAACTCGATCGGGCCACGGCGACGGTTCCCGACGGCGAGACGCACCGCCAGAGCCTCGAGGTGACCCCGACGACGTCGGACGGGGAGTTCCGGCTAGCGTTGCTCCTGTACGACGGCGAGCCGTCAGGTGAGCCGTCTGCTGACGAGGCGTATCGCGTCGTTCACCTCCCGATCGAAGTCGAATAG
- a CDS encoding DUF7344 domain-containing protein — MNATHISSEEQGEQASDDAADAPSEEPAFSKDEIFHLLQNERRRMVLRYLRGTDGPVRMRDVAEQVAAWEHDTTVEELTSTQRQRVYIPLYQSHLTKLDEAGVIDYQQNRGIVERKPLADQVDTYLELEPADESAAEPGTDGAHWGDYYIGATVVGYVVLLGAVMELPFTSFLSGIGLSALILILYTVLTIGWNIN, encoded by the coding sequence ATGAACGCGACACATATCAGCTCAGAAGAACAGGGTGAGCAGGCCTCGGATGACGCAGCTGACGCCCCCTCTGAAGAGCCAGCCTTTTCGAAAGACGAAATCTTTCACCTTCTGCAAAACGAGCGGCGTCGGATGGTCCTCCGGTACCTTCGCGGGACGGACGGCCCCGTCCGCATGCGCGATGTCGCTGAACAGGTCGCCGCGTGGGAACACGATACGACCGTCGAAGAGCTCACGTCGACCCAGCGCCAGCGCGTCTACATCCCGCTCTACCAGTCTCATCTCACGAAACTCGACGAAGCGGGTGTCATCGACTACCAGCAGAACCGCGGCATCGTCGAGCGAAAGCCGCTCGCAGATCAGGTCGATACGTACCTCGAACTGGAACCCGCCGACGAATCGGCGGCGGAACCCGGAACCGACGGGGCCCACTGGGGCGATTACTACATCGGCGCGACCGTCGTCGGCTACGTCGTCCTGCTGGGCGCGGTGATGGAACTTCCGTTCACCTCGTTCCTCTCCGGGATCGGGCTCAGTGCGCTGATCCTGATCCTCTATACGGTGCTCACGATCGGCTGGAACATCAACTGA
- a CDS encoding DUF354 domain-containing protein — MRVVVTIQHPGHVHFFRNPIAELEARGHEVHVFARENGVAIDLLEAYDIDHEVLAGESGGLLSLAAVQATYESRLLWRAKRIDPDVITAIGGVAAAHVASVLRTKSVVFYDTEHATLITKLGYPFADVICTPSCYRDDVGPKQVTYPGYHELAYLHPDRFDPDPSVLEAVGLDDDEPFAVVRLSSWGASHDVGHGGFDDPHEIVDRFEDEGLTVLLSAEGEPPEDLESYQFSIAPDRMHDLLAYADVVLSEGATTASEAAVLGTPAVYVNPLSLGYTTELESEYGLLFEYTGEMRHVRGLERAISITEVPSDTWAQRRADLLEDRVDVTRLVVQQLETLARTPATNRSTRASTASER; from the coding sequence ATGCGCGTCGTCGTAACGATCCAGCACCCCGGCCACGTCCACTTCTTCCGCAACCCGATCGCGGAACTGGAGGCGCGCGGCCACGAGGTACACGTCTTCGCGCGCGAGAACGGCGTGGCGATCGACCTCCTCGAGGCCTACGACATCGACCACGAGGTGCTGGCCGGCGAGTCCGGCGGCCTGCTCTCGCTGGCCGCAGTGCAGGCGACCTACGAGTCGCGACTGTTGTGGCGTGCGAAACGGATCGATCCGGACGTGATCACGGCGATCGGCGGCGTCGCGGCCGCTCACGTCGCGTCGGTGCTGCGAACGAAGAGCGTCGTCTTCTACGACACCGAACACGCGACCCTCATCACGAAACTCGGCTACCCGTTCGCGGACGTGATCTGCACGCCCTCGTGCTACCGGGACGACGTCGGGCCGAAGCAGGTGACCTACCCGGGCTACCACGAACTCGCCTATCTCCACCCCGATCGGTTCGACCCCGATCCGTCGGTGCTCGAGGCGGTCGGACTCGACGACGACGAACCGTTCGCCGTCGTCCGACTCAGCAGCTGGGGGGCCTCTCACGACGTCGGCCACGGTGGCTTCGACGACCCGCACGAGATCGTCGATCGCTTCGAGGACGAGGGGCTCACGGTCCTGCTCTCGGCGGAAGGAGAACCGCCGGAGGACCTCGAGTCCTACCAGTTCTCGATCGCGCCCGATCGGATGCACGACCTGCTGGCGTACGCCGACGTCGTCCTGAGCGAGGGGGCGACGACCGCGTCGGAAGCCGCGGTCCTCGGCACGCCGGCGGTCTACGTGAACCCGCTCTCGCTGGGCTACACGACCGAACTCGAGTCGGAGTACGGTCTGCTGTTCGAGTACACCGGCGAGATGCGACACGTCCGCGGGCTCGAACGCGCCATCTCGATCACCGAGGTGCCCTCCGACACGTGGGCCCAGCGTCGCGCCGACCTGCTCGAAGACCGGGTCGACGTGACACGACTCGTCGTCCAGCAACTCGAAACGCTCGCGCGGACGCCCGCGACGAACCGATCGACGCGCGCCAGCACCGCGAGCGAACGATGA
- a CDS encoding glycosyltransferase, whose product MKVLQLVTTPRPFFDQQVSVLEDRGVDCTVLGVPGQHGGDSSRSPAAYATYYPKILSEIRNGDYDLVHANYGLVAPFALAQPTRPVVVTLWGTDLMSEQSWLRSVSRFGARRADAAIVPSRPMARELDTGHELIPFGVDTDRFRPMARDEARERVGWETDRPIALFPYDRDRDVKDFSRARWIVDRADVDLDLRTVSGVDHEEIPDYMNASDVLLVTSKRESGPMVVKEAAACNLPIVSTDVGFVRETIEEVDNCVVSDHDGALIGGLERIVADGGRADGRESIDGLGIDTLGDRLLDVYRRVLDGTGGTGQPTEVSHGV is encoded by the coding sequence ATGAAGGTGCTCCAGCTGGTCACGACGCCGCGGCCGTTCTTCGACCAGCAGGTGTCGGTCCTCGAGGATCGCGGCGTCGACTGTACGGTACTCGGCGTCCCCGGCCAGCACGGCGGCGACTCGTCCCGATCGCCGGCGGCGTACGCGACGTACTATCCGAAGATCCTCTCGGAGATCCGGAACGGCGACTACGACCTGGTGCACGCGAACTACGGCCTCGTCGCGCCGTTCGCGCTCGCCCAGCCGACCCGGCCCGTCGTGGTGACCCTGTGGGGAACGGACCTGATGAGCGAGCAGTCGTGGCTCCGATCGGTGAGCCGGTTCGGAGCCCGCCGGGCGGACGCCGCGATCGTTCCGAGCCGTCCCATGGCGCGGGAACTCGATACCGGGCACGAACTGATCCCGTTCGGCGTCGACACCGATCGATTCAGGCCAATGGCGCGCGACGAGGCCCGCGAGCGCGTCGGCTGGGAGACCGATCGACCGATCGCGCTCTTCCCGTACGACCGCGACCGCGACGTGAAGGACTTCTCGCGGGCCCGCTGGATCGTCGATCGAGCGGACGTCGACCTCGACCTGCGGACCGTCTCGGGCGTCGATCACGAGGAGATCCCCGACTACATGAACGCGAGCGACGTCCTCCTCGTGACGTCGAAACGCGAGAGCGGGCCGATGGTCGTCAAGGAGGCCGCCGCGTGCAACCTGCCGATCGTTTCGACCGACGTGGGCTTCGTCCGCGAGACGATCGAGGAGGTGGACAACTGCGTCGTCAGCGACCACGACGGGGCCCTGATCGGTGGGCTCGAGCGCATCGTCGCCGACGGGGGTCGAGCCGACGGGCGCGAGTCGATCGACGGCCTCGGAATCGACACACTGGGCGATCGGCTCCTCGACGTCTACCGCCGGGTGCTCGACGGAACCGGCGGGACGGGCCAGCCGACGGAGGTGAGCCATGGAGTATAG
- a CDS encoding glycosyltransferase family 39 protein — protein MEYRSLSELRPLRLDTVAAIAGLLIAMGLFPLRLFASQIYLDTVPIVLGTGCALYLVALYQQENARTLPTLPSGVAMALPSLVLTGLAGLVVLTIVQGTRTHLFFAGASVVGTLVLGQILFTSDRDFKPGLLLFQVVCFALVFRFTALYVTPGYIGIDIWTHTELVRAILTEGTLDAISDDKHYASPFYHLLVAASALLYDVPIRTAVYLSVGLAMPLSILLVYAATNLLVSQRWATLAAACYALASHVVMWGIHLIPTSLGLVFFLGMLYALIRVMRIEYTFRDFSLLLLLSVAVILTHQVSTFIMLVLLIAAFVAQLVFVVGPLGLTRLDASVFRAKKPVNLVGLVVFNFGLTIFVWSLTPYRQQSFLATVLSFFRQTVEESAGFLNIASDSSADPAQAGTETTTLLEQLVPYVDALGFLFLLGATFVGCLYVVHRRRAEQSVFTLLLASAFMLVFVMGMPMFGIHTFIPTRWFAFLYAPMAILGAIGLRTVSGKLSPALVVTVLLLFVLVYPGAMIFATESNIDNPAFDDQHERLAYDRTELAAAESIAEITGSPDGSEIRPDQRLYTDHPYQTLLSRTGAYPSTTTATVPDGGGADHDYTVYRSRQSSDAVYFSDERGEGRIEQISPDRLCRPDQATVYTNGDVTMCTPSPASR, from the coding sequence ATGGAGTATAGATCGCTGTCGGAACTGCGACCGCTGCGACTCGACACGGTCGCCGCGATCGCCGGCCTCCTGATCGCGATGGGGCTGTTCCCGCTCCGGCTGTTCGCGTCGCAGATCTACCTCGACACGGTGCCGATCGTGCTCGGGACGGGCTGTGCGCTGTACCTGGTCGCCCTCTACCAGCAGGAGAACGCACGGACCCTCCCGACGCTTCCCTCGGGGGTGGCGATGGCGCTCCCGAGCCTCGTCCTGACCGGACTCGCCGGGCTCGTCGTCCTGACGATCGTCCAGGGGACGCGAACGCACCTGTTCTTCGCGGGCGCGAGCGTCGTCGGGACGCTCGTCCTCGGCCAGATCCTCTTCACGAGCGATCGCGATTTCAAGCCGGGACTGTTGCTTTTCCAGGTCGTCTGTTTCGCGCTCGTCTTTCGCTTTACCGCGCTGTACGTGACGCCTGGCTACATCGGGATCGACATCTGGACGCACACGGAACTCGTGCGCGCGATCCTCACGGAGGGGACGCTCGATGCGATCTCCGACGACAAACACTACGCGTCCCCGTTCTACCACCTGCTGGTCGCCGCGTCGGCGTTGCTGTACGACGTGCCGATCCGCACGGCGGTGTACCTCTCGGTGGGGCTCGCGATGCCGCTCTCGATCCTGCTGGTCTACGCGGCGACGAACCTGCTCGTCTCCCAGCGGTGGGCGACGCTCGCGGCCGCGTGTTACGCCCTGGCGAGCCACGTCGTGATGTGGGGGATACATCTCATCCCCACGAGCCTGGGGCTCGTCTTCTTCCTCGGAATGCTGTACGCGCTGATCCGGGTGATGCGGATCGAGTACACGTTCCGGGACTTCTCGTTGCTCCTCCTGTTGAGCGTCGCCGTAATTCTCACCCACCAGGTGTCGACGTTCATCATGCTCGTGTTGCTGATCGCGGCGTTCGTCGCGCAGCTCGTGTTCGTCGTCGGTCCGCTCGGGCTGACGCGACTCGACGCGAGCGTCTTCCGGGCGAAGAAGCCGGTCAACCTCGTCGGTCTCGTCGTCTTCAACTTCGGGCTCACCATCTTCGTCTGGTCGCTGACGCCGTATCGCCAGCAGTCGTTCCTGGCGACCGTCCTGAGTTTCTTCAGGCAGACGGTCGAGGAGAGCGCCGGCTTCCTCAACATCGCGAGCGACTCGTCGGCCGATCCGGCCCAGGCCGGGACCGAGACGACGACGCTGCTCGAACAGCTCGTCCCCTACGTCGACGCCCTCGGCTTCCTGTTCCTGCTCGGCGCGACGTTCGTCGGCTGTCTGTACGTCGTCCACCGCCGGCGCGCCGAACAGTCGGTGTTCACGCTCCTGCTGGCGTCGGCGTTCATGCTCGTGTTCGTCATGGGGATGCCGATGTTCGGGATCCACACCTTCATCCCGACGCGCTGGTTCGCCTTCCTCTACGCGCCGATGGCGATCCTCGGCGCGATCGGGCTGCGAACCGTCAGCGGGAAGCTCTCGCCGGCGCTCGTCGTCACCGTCCTCCTGCTGTTCGTGCTCGTCTACCCGGGCGCGATGATCTTCGCGACCGAGAGCAACATCGACAATCCCGCGTTCGACGACCAGCACGAGCGCCTCGCGTACGATCGGACGGAACTCGCCGCCGCGGAGTCGATCGCCGAGATAACCGGCTCGCCGGACGGCAGCGAGATCCGTCCCGATCAGCGACTCTACACCGATCACCCCTACCAGACGCTGCTCAGCCGAACCGGCGCGTATCCGTCGACGACGACCGCGACGGTCCCCGACGGCGGCGGCGCGGACCACGACTACACCGTCTACCGATCGCGCCAGTCGTCCGACGCGGTCTACTTCTCGGACGAGCGCGGCGAGGGGCGGATCGAGCAGATCTCGCCGGACCGACTGTGTCGGCCCGATCAGGCTACGGTCTACACGAACGGGGACGTGACGATGTGTACCCCGTCGCCGGCGAGTCGGTGA
- a CDS encoding asparagine synthase-related protein: protein MNRELFGVFGGIETFERFRASDEFDEVLIGSTVTVGIRDADLGTPGWSARHVGTDGYCVIWGEVYVPNDESNAARWLLEQYERDGRDALSSLNGSYLAVLDHEDAGEAFVATDPVRSRECFHTDDPGVRVFGTDAAEVTETIDEPILDRDGILEYLHLGVALGEKTAVAQLDRLPLDSRLTPTAVDPLDRFVYQPGEFDYVGELADRLERALERRSVLPGRKGLLLSAGYDSRIILSQIDAIESCYTVGAPDAQEVRGAKRVATQYDANHTAFPPDEQYLRPGESKIRYSQGIKESLHIHHAGYTGEIDVDTMYHGLLCDTFFRGHFTAQDTVDVLGKRVPTGRLDPDPDPVESLLEKFGYDREASLELAERTSFDVDPEAFVRDAIADEFESRRSRADREQNGLTCCGIANQPSVPFHGHLSDHFLTSFLATDRELIDWHLRTPPEHRTTETFLRACERIDGEILRHRPPDRPHDATLLNEIEGFVRRKTPFLSSFEPPWPDRERLFDRHDFDRRLLADAEHVHSLPARHKLRLTDLRGWLDRWQESREPPLPWLDPPESPVA, encoded by the coding sequence ATGAACAGGGAACTCTTCGGCGTATTTGGCGGTATCGAGACGTTCGAGCGGTTCAGAGCCAGTGACGAGTTCGACGAGGTACTCATCGGATCGACCGTCACGGTCGGGATCCGGGACGCCGACCTCGGGACCCCGGGCTGGAGCGCCCGGCACGTGGGTACCGACGGCTACTGTGTCATCTGGGGCGAGGTGTACGTCCCCAACGACGAGTCGAACGCCGCCCGCTGGCTCCTCGAGCAGTACGAACGGGACGGACGGGACGCGCTGTCCTCGCTCAACGGGTCGTACCTGGCCGTCCTCGACCACGAGGACGCGGGTGAGGCGTTCGTCGCCACGGATCCGGTCCGGTCGCGGGAGTGTTTCCACACCGACGACCCCGGGGTTCGCGTCTTCGGAACCGACGCCGCGGAGGTCACCGAAACGATCGACGAACCGATCCTCGACCGGGACGGCATCCTCGAGTACCTCCATCTGGGGGTCGCACTCGGGGAGAAAACCGCCGTCGCGCAACTCGATCGGCTCCCGCTGGACAGTCGGCTCACGCCGACGGCGGTCGATCCGCTCGATCGATTCGTCTACCAGCCCGGGGAGTTCGATTACGTGGGCGAACTCGCCGATCGGCTCGAGCGGGCGCTAGAGCGGCGATCGGTGCTCCCCGGGCGAAAGGGGCTGCTCCTCTCGGCGGGGTACGACTCGCGGATCATCCTCTCGCAGATCGACGCGATCGAGAGCTGTTACACGGTCGGTGCGCCGGACGCACAGGAGGTTCGCGGCGCGAAACGCGTCGCCACGCAGTACGACGCGAACCACACCGCGTTTCCGCCCGACGAGCAGTATCTCCGGCCCGGCGAGTCGAAGATCCGCTACTCGCAGGGGATCAAGGAGTCCTTGCACATCCACCACGCCGGCTATACCGGCGAGATTGACGTCGACACGATGTACCACGGCCTCCTCTGTGACACGTTCTTCCGCGGCCACTTCACCGCACAGGACACCGTCGACGTCCTCGGGAAGCGCGTCCCGACCGGACGACTCGATCCCGACCCGGACCCCGTGGAGTCGCTCCTCGAGAAGTTCGGGTACGACCGCGAGGCGAGCCTCGAACTCGCCGAGCGCACGTCGTTCGACGTCGATCCCGAAGCGTTCGTCAGGGACGCGATCGCGGACGAGTTCGAATCGAGACGATCCCGCGCGGACCGGGAGCAGAACGGGCTCACCTGCTGTGGCATCGCCAACCAGCCGTCCGTGCCGTTCCACGGCCACCTGTCGGATCACTTCCTGACGTCGTTTCTGGCGACGGATCGCGAACTGATCGACTGGCACCTCCGGACGCCCCCGGAACACCGGACGACGGAGACGTTCCTCCGGGCGTGCGAGCGAATCGACGGCGAGATTCTCCGCCATCGGCCGCCCGACCGGCCACACGACGCGACGCTGCTCAACGAGATCGAGGGGTTCGTCCGTCGAAAAACGCCGTTCCTCTCGTCGTTCGAACCGCCGTGGCCCGATCGCGAGCGGCTGTTCGACCGCCACGACTTCGATCGGCGGCTGCTGGCGGACGCAGAGCACGTTCACAGTCTCCCGGCCAGACACAAACTCAGGCTCACCGACCTGCGCGGGTGGCTCGATCGCTGGCAGGAGTCTCGGGAGCCACCACTGCCGTGGCTCGACCCGCCCGAATCCCCGGTCGCGTAA